In the Streptomyces coeruleoprunus genome, GATCGAGGACTCCCTCGCCCACACCAACGGCACCCTCAGCGACGGCACCGTGAACGCCAACGGTGACCGCAACGGCTACAAGCTCGGCGGCGAGGACATCGGCGTCAACCACGTCGTCCGCCGCAGCATCGCCCACAACAACGGCAAGCACGGGTTCACCTACAACAGCAACCCCGGCACGATGACGGTGTCGGACAACGTCAGCGTCAACAACGCCCAGCGCAACTTCTCGTTCGACGCCGGCACCTCGGTGTTCCGCAACAACGTCTCGTGCCGCAGCGGTAGCGGGACCAACGACCGGATCGTCGGCGACGCCGACGGCTCGAACCAGTTCTGGCTGGGCTCCAACGGCTCCCGGTGCTCCTCGTACACCGGCGCCCTGAACTGGTCCTTCGCCGGTGACGGCCGCCTCGTCGTCACCTTCGGCGGCACGGTCGTGACGCCGTAGGCGAGACCGTCGTGACGCCGTAGGCGACACCGTCGCCACCGAACAGCGGCTCCGGCCCATCCGGTTCCTCCGGGTGGGCCGGCGCGCATGCGGGGTCAGGGCTCCAGCGAGCGCCAGATCCGCTCGGGCAGGATACGGGCGGCCTCGTCGAGGTCCTGGTCGTCGATGCCCGACAGCCAGCGGCGTGCGGTCGCGACGACGGGCCCCATGACCAGCGCCTCGATCAGCGGGCCCGGGAGCGGCGCGATCTCGCCGGAGCGGATACGCGGTTCCAGCCAGGCGGCGATCTCGACGAGCCGCGCGTTCTGGAGGTCACGCACCTGCTGGCCCGCGTGCATCATGTGACGCGCCGGGTCGGAGGAGTGCAGGAAGAAGGAGGCGGCCCGGTGCTCCTGGATGAAGCGCAGATACGCGTGCACCAGGGCACGGATGCCCGTACGGGCGGTCCGGGACTGCGTCAGCGCCGTGACCAGCTCGTCCAGAAGCCGTCCGTTCCAGCGGGTGAACAGGGCGGTGGCGAGGCCGTCCATGCTGCCGAAGTGGTGGTAGAGGCTGCCGAGGCTGACCCCGCTGGCCGAGGTCACGGCGCTGACGGTCAGGCCCTGCTCGCCCGACGTCGCGTACACGCTCAGGGCGGCGTCCAGGAGCCGGTCGGCGGTCGCTTCGCCACGTTGCTGCTTGGGACTCATCGGCCGGCGGTCCTCGTCATGTGCTGTTCACCCCGTGTGCTGTTCACCCTGTGCTGCGGATCGGGCCGTCCGCCCGCGGGGCTGTCCGCACACAGTAGACGTTTTCCGGAGTAGTTTCTAGAAAACTCTTCCAATTCTGTGGCGCCCTGCAGCAGACTCGTGCCCTGACCAAGGGTACGCCCGGGAGCGGGCACGACGGTGAACGGGGAGACGGGGCGGCATGGTTGACCTGCGGGGCAGCGGGGCGGAAGCACTGGAGGAGGAGGACCCGCGGCGCATCGGGCCGATCCCGCTGATCGGCCGGCTCGGCTCGGGCGGCATGGGGCGGGTCTTCCTCGGCGTCCACGAAGGGCGGTACGCCGCCGTCAAGCAGGTGCATCCACTGCTCGCCGAGGACGAGGCGTTCCTGCGCCACTTCGGGCACGAGCTGGACAACCTCTCGCGGCTGCCCGCCGACGTCACCGCGCCCCTGCTGGCCAGCGACCGCGCCGCCCGCCCGCCGTGGCTGGCCACCGCGTACGTCCCGGGCCTGACCCTGCACGAGGCGGTCGAGCTGCACCGCGGCGGCCTGCCGGCCGGCGCGCTGTGGCTGCTGCTGCGCGAGGCGGCCACGGCGCTGACGGGTGTCCACGCACGGGACATGGTGCACCGGGACCTCAAGCCCTCCAACGTCATGCTCACCCTCGACGGCGCGACCCTCATCGACTTCGGCGTCGCGCGCGCCGCCGACCAGAGCCGGCTGACCAAGACGGGCATGGTCGTGGGCACGCCCGCCTACATGGCACCCGAACAGGCGACGGCGGGAGGGCGGTTGTCCGGCGCGACCGACGTGTTCGCGCTGGGGTCGCTGATCGCCTTCGCGGCGTGCGGTCGACCGCCGTTCGGCGACGGCTCCGGCCTGGAGCTGCTGTACCGCATCGTCCACGACGCACCCGACCTCACGGCGCTGCGCGAGTTGGACGCCGACCTCGCCGAGGTCGTCGCCTCGTGCCTGGACAAGGACCACGAGGGCCGCCCCACGGCCGCGGAGCTGGCCGAGCTCGCCGCCGGGTGCGGCCCGGCCCGTCAGCCGCTGTGGCCGGACGCGGTCACCGAGCGGCTGTCCCGGCGTGCCGCGTTCGCGGCGACGGTGCCTCCGGCGGAGCTGCTCGACCAGCCGGCCGGGGCCGCAGGAGACCCGACGGAAGCGGAGGAACCGGCCACCCGGCCGCAGACCGGGGCGCCTGCCGGGCCCGGGCTTCCCGGGGAACCCGCGGCGCCCGGTGCGGACCGTCCCGGGCCACAGGTCCCGGAGACGCCGCCCCGGCCCCCGAAGGAGGAGCGCCGCCGCCGTACGCGCGTGGTGATGGCCGTCGTCCCCGTCGTGGTCGCGGTCGGCGGGGCCGCCGCCGTCCAGCTGCTGCCGTACTCCGCCCCGAGGTCCGGCGCCCACGCCGCGCCTTCCACCGTCGCCTCCGCACCGGTGCAACCCACGGCCTCCGCATCGACACCGGGAACGCCG is a window encoding:
- a CDS encoding TetR/AcrR family transcriptional regulator — encoded protein: MSPKQQRGEATADRLLDAALSVYATSGEQGLTVSAVTSASGVSLGSLYHHFGSMDGLATALFTRWNGRLLDELVTALTQSRTARTGIRALVHAYLRFIQEHRAASFFLHSSDPARHMMHAGQQVRDLQNARLVEIAAWLEPRIRSGEIAPLPGPLIEALVMGPVVATARRWLSGIDDQDLDEAARILPERIWRSLEP
- a CDS encoding protein kinase domain-containing protein; its protein translation is MVDLRGSGAEALEEEDPRRIGPIPLIGRLGSGGMGRVFLGVHEGRYAAVKQVHPLLAEDEAFLRHFGHELDNLSRLPADVTAPLLASDRAARPPWLATAYVPGLTLHEAVELHRGGLPAGALWLLLREAATALTGVHARDMVHRDLKPSNVMLTLDGATLIDFGVARAADQSRLTKTGMVVGTPAYMAPEQATAGGRLSGATDVFALGSLIAFAACGRPPFGDGSGLELLYRIVHDAPDLTALRELDADLAEVVASCLDKDHEGRPTAAELAELAAGCGPARQPLWPDAVTERLSRRAAFAATVPPAELLDQPAGAAGDPTEAEEPATRPQTGAPAGPGLPGEPAAPGADRPGPQVPETPPRPPKEERRRRTRVVMAVVPVVVAVGGAAAVQLLPYSAPRSGAHAAPSTVASAPVQPTASASTPGTPGTAKPSTGPSASPGQTGGQGRAKPPAQGVTGASGDGGAGGTGGLGGSDGSGGSVATGGSVAGSGPGSGSGSASGSGSSSGSGSASGSGSGSGSASTSGGSSGGGATTAPPSSGSNRYRNGGNSACLTTVYSAASTGNCADSTASWTISPSSSGGFRLVNEQNGGCLSANMLGQATFVEICDNNAARLWRKSSDGTLRSVSNGGCLDLAYGGGVATLTCESGKASQRWARI